In the Coriobacteriia bacterium genome, ACGCCAAGGTTGCCGAGCTTCTGGTATCTCGCGGCTATGACATTTCGGTCGGTAGATAGATAGCACCCTTGTCGGACACCGCTCGATCCGGAGGTACCGAATGGCTGAAGACACCAGCAGCAGTACGGCCACAGAGAGCCTCTGCCCCCGCTGCTTGGCACGAATCCCCGCCGAGCGACAGCGCGAAGGCGACGAAGTCCTCCTCGTGAAGAGGTGCCCCGAGCACGGTGAGTTCCGGACCACAATCTGGAGGGGTGAGCCCTCACTGTCCGGCTGGTCGCGCCCCAAGAAGCCGGTCAGCGTCGGCGCCTATCAGGGTGCAGAAACGCGGGGCTGCCCCTTCGACTGCGGTATCTGCGCCAACCACCGGCAGCAGTCCTGCACTGTCCTGCTCGAGGTGACCGGCCGCTGCAATCTGTCCTGCCCGTTCTGTTTCGCCGACGCCGGTTCCCGGGCTGCGGATGACCCGTCGCTGGAAGTCATCGCAGACCGGTTCCGGATAGCGTTCGATCAAAGCGGCCCACACAACATCGTCCAGCTCTCCGGCGGCGAGCCCACCGTCCGCGATGACCTGCCCGCCATCATCGCCCTCGGCCGTGATGTGGGATTCCCCCATATTCAGCTGAATACCAATGGCGTGCGCCTGGCCGCCGATCCCGCCTACGCAGAGAAGCTGAAACGCGCCGGGCTCTTCTCTGTCTTCCTGCAGTTCGATGGAACCGATGACCGCATTCACCGGTCAATCCGCGGACGTTCCTTGCTGGCCGAGAAGCTGCAGGCCATCGCACACTGTACGACTGCCGGCCTCGGAGTAGTCCTGGTCCCGACACTGGTCAGCGGGGTCAACACCGATAACGTCGGCGACATTCTCAGGCTGGCGCTGGATCTCGCACCCGGAGTGCGGGGAGTGCATTTTCAGCCTGCCAGCTACTTCGGGCGCCATCCCGGGCCTCCGGAAAACGCGGAGCGCTTCACCCTGCCCGATCTCATGCGGGCCATCGAGACGCAGACCGGTGGCCTCATGAAGGCGGAGCACTTCCGCCCCCCCGGGTGCGAGCATCCGCTCTGCTCGTTCCACGGCAACTTCCTGCGCTTACCGGACGGCCAGCTCCGGCCGTTGACACAACATGCGCCCGACTGTGAGCCGGATGAAGGCACGGGTCGCGCAGTGGCCTTTGTTACGCAACAATGGTCCGCGCCGAGTCCTTCCTCATGTTGCTGCGCGACAAACAGCCTCGATGCCTTCCTGGAGGACCACCGCGCCAACACCTTCGCCGTATCGGCTATGGCTTTTCAGGATGCCTGGAATCTGGATCTGGAGCGGGTCCAGGAGTGCTGCATCCACGTTCTGGCTCCTGGTGGCACGATGATCCCGTTCTGCCTCTACAACCTGACTTCGGACGAGGGCAGGCGGCTCTATCGGACAAGCCGATGCTGACTCCCCTCGAGCCCTGGATCGCGGCCAAGATCGGCCTGCCACCCACCACGCCGCTGGCGACTGCGCTTCTGCACGACTACCAACTGAGTCGGTTGCAGGCGACGATTGACTACGTGTGCGATCGCAGCCCCTTCTATCGTCAGCACCTAGCAGGGGTTCGAGGCAGCGACCTCCACACGCTGGATGACATCGCCATGCTCCCCTTCACCACTCCAGAAGATATCCTGGAGGACGATCTTCGCTTCCTGTGTGTGTCTCAGGGCGAAATCGAACGGATCGTGACCCTGCGCACCTCCGGGACGACGAACGCTGCCAAGCGCCTGCACTTCACTGCCCAGGATCTGCAGCTGACGGTCGACTTCTTCCGGCATGGTATGTCCCCTCTGGTCAACCCCCACGAACGCGTACTGATCCTGATGCCGGGCGATGCGCCCGGAAGCGTCGGCGACCTGCTGGCGCAGGGGCTGGCGAGAATGGGTGCCGAGGGGATCGTCCACGGCATCGTCCAGGACGAACAGGCCGCCATCTCCGAGATAGTCTCACGCCGGATCGACTGTCTGGTCGGCCTCCCCGTGCAGGTCCTCGGCCTCGCTCGGCATGCGGCAGCGGCGAGTGTCCCGGCAGGCAGAATCAAGAGCGTCCTCTTGAGCGCCGACTATGTGCCTGCCGCCATCGTCCGGGAGATCGAGCGAACCTGGAATGTCCCGGTCTTTAACCACTACGGCATGACCGAGATGGGCTTGGGCGGAGCGGTCGACTGCAGCCAAAGATGCGGCTGCCACCTTCGGGAAGCGGACCTCTACGTGGAAATCGTCGATCCCGGGACCAGCAGACCTGTACCCGACGGGGAGCCTGGCGAAGTGGTCTTCACGACGCTCACCCGAACCGGCATGCCGCTTGTCCGGTATCGCACCGGCGATCTCTCCCGGTTCATCCCGGAACCCTGCCCTTGCGGGACGGTACTCAGGCGTCTGGCGTGGGTCAGGGGACGCTCATCCGGAAGGATCCGCCTGAATGGGAACGATCTCCTCAGCATGGCCGACTTGGATGATGCCCTCTTCCCACTGCGCGGCCTGCTCAGTTTCCAAGCCGTGTTGACAACCGAGGACAACAAGGACGTCTTGCAGGTGAGTCTCTTCACCCGCACCGATGACACGGAAGGCCTCCGCCGTTCGGCCGAGCAGGCACTGTGCGCTGTACCGGCCGTGCAGAGAGCGATCGGTGGAAGCGGACTCAAGATCGGGCCGGTCATCATGTCTGACGAGATCTGGCAAAGCAGCGGCAGCATCAAGCGCACGATCCACGATCAGAGAGGGAACGCACCATGCTGACGATTCAGATGCTGAAGGCCATCAGCGATTTGCTCGGCGACGGAGAGGATCTCGTCTTTGCCACGGTGCTCAGCAAGTCAGGGTCGGCGCCCAGCTCATCGGCGGCCCAGATGGTGCTTCGCTCCGACGGACGTTCAGTTGGCACCGTGGGCGGCGGGAAGCTGGAAGCCGGGGCACAGCAGGCGGCCGCGCGGGTATTTGAGGCCCGCGCGGCAGAGGAGCTGTTCTTCGACCTTACCAGCGCGAATGCCAACGGCGCTGAGATGATCTGCGGCGGCCGGGTCAGACTGCTGTTGGACTACATCGAGGCATCATCGGCTAACGTTGAGACGTTTCGCTCACTGCGGGACGCCGTGCAGGTGGGCAAGCGGTGCTATCTGGTCGCCTCTCTTGGCAAAGCCGACGGTGAGAAGAAGCAGACGGTACACTGCGCGGCTTGTGAGGACGGCTGCGTCGCCGGCGAGTTCGCGTTTCCCCGGTTGTGGCTGGACACACTGATGGAGCAGGCTCGCTACTCGGTCTATCCGGTCGCCCAGACGATCGCGGACGAGCAATTCGTGGTCGAGCGCTGTTTTATCCCGAGCACGGTCTTCATCGTCGGGGCGGGTCACGTCGGACAGCACGTAGCACTGGTCGCCGAGATCGCCGGCTTCCGGACGGTTGTGCTCGACGATCGGAGCGAATACGCCAACCGGGAAAGGTTCCCCGATGCCGATGAGATCAAGCTGCTCCGCTCGTTCGAGCACAGCTTCACCGGAATCGAACTCGAAACCGACAGCTACGTGGTGATCGTCACTCGAGGTCACCTGCACGACAAGATGGTGCTGTCGCAGGCCCTGCGGACCGGAGCAGGCTACATCGGCATGATCGGAAGTAGGACAAAGCGGGACAAGATCTACTCGGCGTTGCAGGATGAGGGCTTCTCGGCCGAGGAGCTCGCGAGGGTTCACAGCCCGATCGGTCTCGACATCGCAGCGGTGACTCCCGGCGAGATCGCCGTCAGTATCGTGGCCGAGCTGGTCCAAGCTCGCGCGAGGAACGCCCGGTGACGCCGATGGGATCCATCGCGGCCATCATCCTTGCAGCCGGGTACTCGTCCCGGATGGGGGCGTTCAAACCGCTGCTGCCGTTTGGTGAGACGACTGTCTTGGAGCAGGCCGTTGCCGTGTTCCGGAAGGCCGGCGTTCAGGATGTGCGCGTTGTCGTGGGCTACCGTTCGGAGGATCTATTGCCGGTGCTGGCGGGCATGAAGGTCCGCTCGGTCATGAACCCGTGCTATCAAGAGGGTATGTTCTCCTCGGTGCTCGCAGGTGTCGAGAGCATGGGCGCGGAATGCGAAGCATTCTTCCTGATGCCGGTGGATTTCCCGCTGGTGCGGCCGGAGACGATTGAGCTTCTGGCTCACGCACGCCGAGATACGTCGATCGGCATATTCTATCCGGCCTTCCTTGGTGAGCGGGGGCACCCTCCGCTGATATCGAACTCGTACCGAGAGCGGCTTCTCTCTTGGCGTGGCATGGGGGGCCTGAAAGCCTTCTTGGAACAGTATGAAGGCGACTCGATGACCGTTGAGAGCGGAGACGAGGGTATCCTGCTGGACATGGATACTCTGGAGGACTACGAACGGCTGCGCGCCTCCCTGCGCGTCGACTCAACTCCCTCCCGCCAAGTGTGCGAACAACTGCTGTGCGGGAGATTCGCCGCTGACAGCCCCGTGGTCGAGCACTGCAGGGCGGTGGCACGACTAGCCCTTGTGCTGGCGGAACGGCTGAACGAATGTGGCTGCCGGCTGGACACGGCCGTGGTCGAGGCAGGCGCGCTGCTCCACGACCTCGCTAGAGACGAGCCTGATCACGCTGCGGCTGGAGCCGCCGCTCTGACGCGAATGGGACATCGCGCGGTCGCCGATGTCGTCGCCACTCACATGGATATCCAGCTCGACCCCGGAGATGCCATCAACGCCGCCGAACTTGTATTCCTCGCCGACAAGCTCACTCGAGGAACCCGGTACGTCCCCTTGGAAGTTCGCTTCCGAGACCAGCTTGAGCGTCACGCTCACGAAGACGATGTGCTGGCGAAGATCACATGTCGGCTTGAAAGCGCCCGCATGATTGCGAAGGGCGTCGAGTCGCGGCTGGGCCGCAGGATTGAAGACGTGTGGACAGAGGCGACGCCATGAGTCACTCGGAGGAGAAGCCCTGCCTCACAATCTACCTCATGCGCCACGGCGATTCGCGCCCGGACTCAGTTCGCCGCTTCATTGGGCAGACCGATCACGCACTCAACGACAGAGGACGCGCGCAGGCAGAGGCGTGGGGCGTGAAGCTATCCGGTACCGCGCTTCATGACATCCTGTGCAGCGATCTGAAGCGCTCGATCGAGACGGCGCAAATCATCGGCGAGCAGACCGGCACGCCGCTCACCGTCCTGCCCGAACTGCGAGAGATAGGGCTCGGTAGTTGGGACGGGATGCCCATCGATGAAGTGCGACGACGCTTCCCGCAAGAGTACGCCCTTCGGGGAGCGGACATCGAGCACTACCGCCCCCCCTCGGGGGAAAGCTTCGCCGATCTCTCCGGGCGCATGTTGCCGGCCTTCGAAAGCGCGGTCCGGCGGTCGCAAGGAGATCTCCTGATTGTCGGCCACGCCGGGGTGAACCGGGTCATCCTCTGCCGTGTTCTGGGGATGCCGCCAGCAGACCTCTTCCGCTTGGAACAGGAGTACGGATGCCTGAATGTCCTGAAGTTCGCCGAAGGCGGCTGGGTCGTGTGCAAGATGAATCTGACACTCGGGGCATCGCAGATCAGACCCCGAAGTTAGCCAAGAACACCAACGCTTTCGTCGACATCTATCCGCAGGCAGTCCATGATCGTACCCTCCGGATACTCCCGTCCGTCTCCCGGCAAGACGAGAAGACAGTTCGCCTTGTGCATCGCCGTCATCAATGCCGAGGACTGGCTGCCCGTCAGCACGACGCTGAAGACGACGCAGTCGTCGCGCCCAGTGATCGGCTCGAGCCGAGCTCGCAGGTACTGTCGGCGTCCCGGCTTCTTCGAGATGCCCTCCGCGAGCACCGCACGTACGACGGGCCTGTCGATCGCCGAGATTCCTTGCATGAGACGCAGCATCGGGCGCGCGAACATCTCGAAGCCCATATAAGCTGATGTCGGGTTGCCCGGGAGTCCGAAGTACGGCACCCCGTTGATGACGCCATACGTCTGCGCTCCGCCCGGGCGCATGTTCACTTTGTGGAATGTCACCGAGCCGATCTCGGCGAGTACGCGCGGCGCGAAGTCGAAATCGCCCACGGAGACGCCACCTGAGCTGACCACGACATCGGCATCCGCCGCAGCCGCAAGGAACGCCGAGCGCACAGTCGCCTCATCATCGCGCACGATCCCGTGCACCACAGGAATCCCGCCAGCGGCGAGTACCAGCGCGGCGAGCGAAAGCGAGTTGGAGTCGCGGATCTTGCCCGGTCCGGGTCTCTCGTCGGTGTCGACGAGCTCGTCGCCCGTGGGCAGGATTGCCACGCGCGGGCGGCGATGGACCGACACGACCACGTTGCCGGTGGAGGCGAGCAGTCCGACTGCGGCCGGGCTGATGACCTCTCCCGCGGACAGGATCACCTGGCCCTCTCGGACTTCCTCGCCCCGAAAACGAACGTGGTCGCCGCGTGTGGCCGGGCGCTTGATCGCCACCGTCCCACCGGCCCCACCACCGGCCTCGAGCCCCTCGGTATCCTCGATCTTGACGATCGCATCGGCGCCTTCCGGCACCGGTGCGCCGGTCATGATACGCGACGCCGTACCCGGCTGGAGAACATGCGTCGGAACGCTGCCCGCAGCGATGTGGTCGAGCACGCGAAGCACCACAGGCGTGTCTTCGCTCGCACCGCCCGTGTCCTCGGAACGAACGGCATAGCCATCCATGGCGGTGTTGTCGAACGGAGCGACATCGATGTCGCTCAAGGCATCCTCGGCAAGCACCCGGCCGAGCGCCTCGAGCAGACTCACCCGCTCAGTCGGCAAAGTCGAAACGCCGGAGAGCACCATGGCTCGGGCTTCCTCAACACTGATCATCGCTGTTCTCCCTTTGGATTCGTTGCTCTTGCAAGACCTGTGGCGCACCGGCAAGACCGCTAGTGCCCGCTCCCGGCCATCATCTGCACAGCATGCTCGACCTGATCGGCGAATGCCGAGAAGGTCTCGCGAGCAGCCTTCTCGGAGCCCGGCAGGTTCACGACGAGCGTGGTTCCGCGCACGGCCGCGCGTCCACGCGACAGCATAGCGCGTCCGGTGATCCTGAGGCTCTCTGCGCGGATCGCCTCGGCAATACCCTGAGCCTCGCGCGGGCACACGGCGAGCGTCGCCTCGGGGGTAACGTCGCGCGGACTCAGGCCGGTTCCGCCCGTGGTCAGCACTAAGTCGACGTCGACGACGTCCGCCATCTCGACGATCGCGGCCTTGATGGCTTCGGCGTCATCGAAGACACAGACGACCGGCAGCACTTCCCAGCCGCGTTCGGCGGACAGCGCCGCCAGCGCTGGTCCGGAGGTATCGACAGCCTCGCCGCGCGTGCAACGGTCCGAGCACGTGATGACTCCAACGCGCACGGCGCTCATGATTCCACCCCTGCCTTGCGCAGCGTCGCATCGATCTTCGAGCAGGCGCTGCAGGCCTCGGCGCTGCACGTCGGCTCGGCGTCGCAGGCCCCCCGATCGGCCAGCGCGGCTTCGGTCTGTTCGCGTGTGGGGATCTCGCGGCCGAGCTCCTCGGCGGTGGGGATCGGGTAGTCCGACGGTGTGCGGTCGCAGGTGCCATCGCCCAGCTCAAGTACCTCTATCGGGTCGCCGACCCTGATGGTGCCGGCCTGGCGGATCGCGGCAAAGATGCCCTCGCGCGGCATGACGCAGTCGCCGGCCTGATAGTAGATCGCGCAGTGAGTGTGGCACACCTTGCCGATCTGGCTCACTTCAAGCAGCACATCGTCTCCGATGCGGATCTTCGTGCCGACCGGCAGCAGGAGCAGGTCGATGCCCGTCGTGGTGATGTTCTCGGCGAAGTCACCGGGACCGACGTCGAGGCCGGCGGCGACCATTTTGTCGATCGACTCCATCGCCAGCAGCGACACCTGGCGATGCCAGTCACCGGCGTGCGCGTCGCCGACAAGACCGCGGTCGAATTCGAGCTCGCATATCCCGGACTCGATGGGCTTCTTGCGCATAGTCTTGCGTGGCGAGATGTTGATGGTCAGGATGGCGCCGGTCATTCCGTTGCTCATTGGGGCTACTCCGTTTCGCGGATCCAGTGGCCGGACTTGCCGCCGACCTTCTCGAGAAGTTGCACGTCGCTGATCGTCATCCAGCGATCGACCGCCTTGCACATGTCATACATCGTGAGCGCCGCAACCGAGGCGGCGGTGAGCGCCTCCATCTCGACGCCTGTCTTGCCGTCCGTCTCGGCGACGGCAGTGATGGCCACGCCGGGAACGGGCTCGGCAACGGGTTCGAGCTCGACCGCGACACGCGTGAGCGCGAGCGGGTGGCAGAGCGGGATGAGTTCGCTGGTGCGCTTGGCGCCTTGGATGCCGGCGATGCGCGCGACGGCGAGGACGTCGCCCTTCTTGGCGCGCCCCTCGGTGATCATGGCAAGCGTCTCCGGCAGCATCGAGATGAACGCTGTAGCGGTGGCCGAGCGATGCGTGACCACCTTGTCGGCGACATCGACCATGTGTGCGTGGCCGGCGTCGTCGAGGTGCGTGAGGCGCGGAGCAGCGGACATATTCTGCGATTCAGTCACGGGTCATCCTCCGATCTGCGACATGCGGCGCACGGTGCCGCGCTGCTGGTGATGGCCTTCAGGCTTGCGCATAAGCGCCTCGCGAACGAGCGCTCGCACGTCCTCGGCGGTTCCGGTGCGCAGGACCGTACGCGCATCAAGTTCCTCGTCGGAGAACAGGCACATGCGCAGGCGCCCGTCGGCAGTGAGGCGCAGGCGGTTGCATGCGGCGCAGAAGTGGTGCGACAGTGGCGAAATTACGCCGATGCGACCCAGCGCACCCGGGAACGTGTAGTACGCCGCCGGGCCCCAACCGGATGGTCCTGCGTCGCGAGCAAGCGGCGTCAGTTCGCCGAGACCCGCGGCCAACCCCTCGGCGGCAAGGCGCGCGACGAGCTCGTCACTTGGGACGCTGTCCTCCTCGGTCCATCCTGCACCGGCGTCCGCGCCGCACGGGCCTTCGCCTTCCTCGCGATCGCCCACGGGCATGTACTCGATGAAGCGCACGTGGATCGGCTTCTCCATCGTCAGCTTCGCGAAGCCGAGCAGATCCTGCTTGAGCCTGCGCACCACAACGACGTTGAGTTTCACCGGATCCATCCCGGCTTCAAACGCCGAATCAACGCCGGCCATCACGTCGGTGAGTTCTCCTCCTCGGCTGATCCCCCGAAAGACATCGGCGTCGAGCGAGTCGAGCGAGATGTTGACCCGCGTGAGTCCGGCGGCCACGAGGTCCTTCGCGTAGCGGGGCAGTAGGATCCCGTTCGTGGTGATCCCAATCGCCTCGATGCCCGGGATCGCGCCAAGCCGACGAACATGCTCGACCAGACCAGTGCGCACGAGCGGCTCCCCACCCGTCAGACGGATCTTGCTGATGCCTTCGGCGGCCGCGGCCTCCACAAAGCGTTCGATCTCCTCGAACGAGAGAATCTCATCGTGCGGCAGCGCCGCCACGCCCTTCTCGGGCATGCAATAGACACATCTGAGATTGCATCGGTCTGTGACCGAAATGCGCAGATAGTCAATGTGCCGTCCGTACGAATCAGGCACCTTTGGGACCTCCGTGTTCTTTGTCGTCCGCCGCACTCGCGACAGGCTCTTCAGTGAGTGAACCAGCAAGCAGTGTGCCCTCGATCAGGTCGACGACTCCCTGTACATCATCGAGCGCGAACACGGGTACGTCGCCCACGTCATGCGCACCGTCGGTCACAAGTGCAAAGAGGTCCTCCGGCACGCACGTAACGCTATCCGAATGCGCGGTGCGCACGATTTCAATCTGCGCAGCAGCGGGGTTCCTGATGCTCTCGGTGAGGAGAATGTCGATAGCGCCATCGGCGACTCGGATCATCTCCTCCAGTGTCCGTTCGCGATCGACCTTGCGCACGACGCCGAGCTTGCCCTCGGAACTGATCATCGACACGACGGCACCGGCCTGCGCGTGGCGCCACGAGTCCTTACCCGGAATGTCGATCTCGAAGTCGGGAAGGTGGTGGTGTTTGGCCGTGCCCACGCGCCATCCGTGCTCGGCGAGCTCGCGAATCACGCCTTCGAGAAACGTCGTCTTGCCCGAACCGGAGACCCCGATGAAACAGACCACCGGCACGGAGAACATCGTGTGCTTTTCACTCATGGAGAGCTACTCCCTTCCTGGGGGCTTCGGCCGGTCCGAACACCCGGCAAACCAGCCTTCGGAGGCTTCCGGAAAGGCGTCGAATCTCGGAATATACGGCTTGATGTCGAGTAGTGGAGTCCCATCGAGCACGTCGATCATGCCAACTTCAAGCAGAGTACCCTTGCGCGCGAGCAGCGTCACGACTGTGAGCCCTATGTTGTTCGGCCGAGACGGGAACCGGGTCGCGAACAATCCCTTCGGCTCGTCAGTAAGAAACGGCAAACAGCGAAGGCGTGGCGGTACCGCACGGTCGAACTCGTAAAGCAGGAACAGGTGACTGAATCCGTCTATGCCGTCCAGCGCCTCCACGTATTCGGGGAACACCTCAACCGTCCCGGCATATTCGGGATGGAAGGCTCCCTGGATAGGGGCTTCCTCCTTGCACGAAAACGGCGTATGGATGATCCCAATCGGGCTGGTCACGATAGACTCCCTCGTGCTGGCAGTACGCACTCCCCCGGCGTCTCGGCACTGCGAAAGATGTCAGGCGGCAACTCCGTAGCGTGCAGCAGGCGGCCGATCTCCGGGGTGCACGGATTGTTGATGATCTCCTGAGGAGTGCCAACCTGAACCGTGCCGGTACCCGAGTAGACGACCAGCGTGTGTGCGAGAGTGCACGCCTCGTAGAGGTCGTGCGTGACCAGGATGACCGGGACGCCAAGATCTCTCTGGATCGTTCGCAGCAGCTTGCGTATCTCAAGCCGAATCGGCAGATCGAGCGCCGAGAGCGGCTCGTCGAAGAGCAGCATGCGCGGACGCGGGGCGAGTGCGCGTGCGAGTGCGGCGCGCTGCTTCTGTCCACCGGAGAGCTGGCCCGGGCGCTTGTCGGCGAGTTCGGAGATGTAGAGGCTCGCGAGGAGCTCTGCGACACGTTCGTCGCGCTCGGCGCCGCGCACGCCCTTGAGCGCGTACTCGATGTTGCCTCGGACGGTCATGTGAGGGAACAGATCGCCGTGCTGCGAAACGTAGCCCATGCGTCGTTTTTGCGGAGGTACGAAGATGCCGGCTCGCGTGTCGACGAGCGTCTCGCCGCCAACAACGACACGCCCTTCATCGGGCCGCATCGTGCCGGCGATCATCGAAAGCGTAAGCGACTTACCCGCGCCCGAGTAGCCGAACAGCACGACGAAGCCGGCCTCAATCTCCCATTCAACGTCCAAGTCGAATCCCGGGAACTGCCTGCGCAACTCGACGCTAATGGTCGTCACTTCGTCACCACCCGCGTGAGCCTGTTGGCAACCAGAAGGAATCCGGCCGAGACCCCAGTGAACAGCAGCACAAGCGTAGTCGCCGTCTCCCAACTACCGCCGATGACGGCGTTGTAGATCTCGAGCGCCATCGTGTTTGTGCGCCCGGGGATATTCCCGGCGACCATGATGGTCGCTCCAAACTCGCCGAGTCCGCGTGCGAACGCCAGTGCGAGGCCGGCGATGATGCCGCGCGAAGCGAGCGGCAGCACGACATAGACCGCAGTCTCCAGTTCGGAGCGGCCCAAGATACGCGATGCGTCCGAGTGTGCCCGATCCACCGCCGAGATTGCCGAACGTGCCGTGGTAATGCCGAGCGGCAGCGCGACGGCGAACGAAGCCAACACCGCAGCCTGCCACGTGAACGTGAGCCCCACCGCCGTGCCCGTCAGCGCCTTGGTGACCTTGCCGAGCACTCCCGCCCTGCCGATAAGCAGCAGGAGGTAGTAACCCGTCACCACCGGTGGCAGCACCATCGGCAGCATGAGGAACGTCTCAAGGAACCCCTTGCCGCGGAACTCCTTGGTCGCAAGCTGGTAGGCCAGTGGAATCCCGATGGCCGCGACCCCGAGGGTTGCCAGAAGCGCGACCTGAAACGACAGGCGCATCGGGAACACTATGTCGGCTGCGACGTCCACGGGCCTCCTTCAACATACGGACTTGAGCGCCACGGCCCACCCCACACGAGGCGGGCCGTAGCGTAGCGCTTCTCTACTTGGACAACTGCTTGAACCCTGCGTCCACCAACGCCTGCTGAAACTCTGCCGAGTTCAGGTACTTGACGTACGCGGCGGCCTCGGCGGCATGCGTACTCGCCTTGATGGGAGCTGCGAAGTACTTGATCGGCTTGATCTGGTTCGAGGGTACAGTGTATGCGACCTCAAGATCGGTACGCGCCTTCGCATCGCTGGCATAACCGATACCAGCATCAACTTCACCGCGCGCCACGTAGTCGTCCGTCTGAGCGGCGTTCTGCGCAAATACGAACTTCGGCTTCAGCGAATCCCACAAGCCGAGACCGGTCAACCACTCCTGGGCCTTGACGCCGTGTGGCGCAACCGCGGGATCCCCAGTGGTAAGACGGGTCGCCTTCGCCAGGTCGGCTGCTCCGTGGATGCCCTTCGGGTTTCCCTTCGGAACCATGATCACCAAGTCATTCCCGGCAAACGCCACGGTACTCTCGACAGAGATCAGGTTCCCCTTCACGAGGGCGTCGATTTGCGTACTGGCTGCCGAGAGAAACACGTCGGTCGGCGAGCCGCCTTCGATCTGCTTCTGGAGTACACCAGAAGCGCCGAAGTTAAGAACCAGTTTCACGTTGTTGGCCTTCTCATAAGCCGGCGCCGTCTTTTCGATCAGCGCTTGGAGCGAGGAAGCAGCAGATATGCTGAGCTCGACGGGCGGAGTGCTGTTCGCCGTGGAACTGCCGGATGTCGCGGACTTCGTACCGCATCCGGCCAGAAGAACAAGAGCAAACACGACTGTAGCAGCAAGCAACGCACGCACTGCACGCGCAATGAGCACAGAACCTGCTTTGGCAGAATCGTTCATCAGATAAGACCCTTTCGATCTTCCCCCAGCTTTCAGAGGAAACGGCACCTTCGTCTCAAATTAATCGATTGGCGTACCGGCAATCGCTGGCAGCGTGCACGGCCGACTAGTATGCCGATCGACTCACTGCATGCGCAAAGCACGCCGAGAGGGGCATAGCCGATACGCGGTTGAGGGTTTCGCTCGCGAACCGCGACTAAGGCGACGGTATGTGCGAGCGTGCAGAAGGCGGGAAGCCGCCTTTGACCTGACGCATGTGAGGCTCCTTTCCGTAGCGGGAGGTCGAGGCGTTTCCACCTTGGCCCTTTGCCCTTGCGGGCTGGCCTGCCACCCGTGGACGCATTGCGTCGTTAGGGAGACAGACTCGGAGACGCCGTATTTGGCGTTGGAGACACAGTACTGCCGCAGAGGGCTACTCGGCAAGACGCAGTCGCCCCCCTGGTCGAGTGATGCCATTCAAATGGCACATTCGGCAAGGGGGGCGACGAAGCTCTCGGTCCTAAGAGGCCGCTTCTGCCTTGGTCACCGTCAGCGTCGACTTGCTCGTTGCCGGAGCGGTGTAGGTATTGACCATCGTGAGGCACTGTTTGGGGCACGCGATCACGCAAGCATTGCACTGTACACACCGAAACGGATCGATGGTCCAACTCTTGGCCGGCTTGTCCACGACGATCGCTTGGGACGGGCACTTCTTCTCGCAGATGCTACACAGAATGCAGGTCTCTATGTCGTTCTCGACATGTCCCTTGGTTCGCTCGAAGTACACGGGCGGCACCACCGGATACATGGCCGTGGCAGGCTTGCCGAGCAGGCTTCTCATCGTCATGCGTCCGAGCTTGAACGATCCCATGAGTCTCTCCCTACC is a window encoding:
- the modB gene encoding molybdate ABC transporter permease subunit; its protein translation is MRLSFQVALLATLGVAAIGIPLAYQLATKEFRGKGFLETFLMLPMVLPPVVTGYYLLLLIGRAGVLGKVTKALTGTAVGLTFTWQAAVLASFAVALPLGITTARSAISAVDRAHSDASRILGRSELETAVYVVLPLASRGIIAGLALAFARGLGEFGATIMVAGNIPGRTNTMALEIYNAVIGGSWETATTLVLLFTGVSAGFLLVANRLTRVVTK
- the modA gene encoding molybdate ABC transporter substrate-binding protein, which translates into the protein MNDSAKAGSVLIARAVRALLAATVVFALVLLAGCGTKSATSGSSTANSTPPVELSISAASSLQALIEKTAPAYEKANNVKLVLNFGASGVLQKQIEGGSPTDVFLSAASTQIDALVKGNLISVESTVAFAGNDLVIMVPKGNPKGIHGAADLAKATRLTTGDPAVAPHGVKAQEWLTGLGLWDSLKPKFVFAQNAAQTDDYVARGEVDAGIGYASDAKARTDLEVAYTVPSNQIKPIKYFAAPIKASTHAAEAAAYVKYLNSAEFQQALVDAGFKQLSK
- a CDS encoding 4Fe-4S dicluster domain-containing protein; the protein is MGSFKLGRMTMRSLLGKPATAMYPVVPPVYFERTKGHVENDIETCILCSICEKKCPSQAIVVDKPAKSWTIDPFRCVQCNACVIACPKQCLTMVNTYTAPATSKSTLTVTKAEAAS